From the genome of Acidimicrobiales bacterium:
AGGAGGATCCTGATGCCGAGGTTGATGTCCACCAGGTCGTTGGTCACCAGCTTGCCGTCCACGACCACGCCGGGGGTCACGAACATCCTGCGTCCCCAATCGGTCATGTCGCGGTACTGGAAGTTGCAGTACTCGGGATCGTTGAGGCTGCCCCAGCAGCCCAGGAGCACGCGACGCTGCCCGACCTTCTCATAACCCGGGAGAGCCTCGTAGAAGAAGTCGAAGAGATCGTCGTGCATGGGCACAGCACGCTTCATGAACTCGACGTACCGCATCAACCTGGTCAGGTAGTCGGTGAAGAGCTGGACGGTGGCCACCGTCCCCACGCCACCGGGGTACAGGGTCGAGGGGTGCACGTGCCTGCCCTCCATCAGGCAGAACATCTCCCTGGTCTCGCGGCTCACCTGCAGGGCTTCGCGGTAGAACTCACCTTCCAGGGGGTTGAGCGACCGCATGATGTCCCCAACCGTCCGGTAGCCGTGGTCGCCGGCATGGGGCGCCGCGGTCCTGTTGGCCATGTCCAGCACGCCCGGGTTCGTCTCCTTGACCATCCGCTCGCAGAAGTCGACCCCGACCAGGTTCTCCTGGAAGATGTTGTGGTCGAACATGTACTCGGCGGACTCACCGAGGTTGACGATCCACTCCCCGAGGTGCGGCGGCCGTACGCCGTAGGCCATGTTCTGGTTGTAGCAGGAGCAGGTGGCGTGGTTGTCGCCGCAGATGCCGCAGATGCGGCTGGTGATGAAATGAGCGTCCCTCGGGTCCTTGTCCTTCATGAAGATGCTGTAGCCGCGGAAGATCGACGACGTGCTGTGGCACTCGGCGACCTCTTTCTTGGCGAAGTCGATCTTCGTATAGATGCCGAGGCTGCCGACGATCCTCGTGATCGGGTCCCATGACATCTCCACGAGCCCGGTGCGAGCCTCGTCGGTCTTCTCTCCCCTCAGCTTCGTCGCCATCTCCTCATGCCTCCCTTGGGCGCCCTGCTTGCTGGTGGTCAGTTGTGTCCCGGTTGCTCGGTTCTCGTCGGCGGCTCACCACGGCGACCGGTACCCGGTCGTCAGCTCGCGGCCCCGTTTGCGCCACTTGGGCTCCTCGTCGACGGTCTTCTCGGTCACGCCGCGAAGGGTGCGGATGAGCCTGCCGTAGATGCCACTGGCCGTGGACGACACGTGGGCACCAGGGGGTTCGTCCATGAACGGCATGAACTTGTCAGGGAAGCCAGGCATCGTGCAGCCGATGCAGATGCCCCCCACGTTCGGGCATCCACCGATGCCGTTGATCCATCCCCGCTTGGGGACGTTGCACTTGACGACCGGCCCCCAGCAGCCGAGCTTCACCAGGCAGGTCGGCGAGTCGTACCCGGTGGCGAACTGACCCTGCTCGTAGTAGCCGGCGCGGTCGCAGCCTTCGTGCACGGTGGCCCCGAACAGCCAGCGCGGCCGGAGCGCTTCGTCCAGGGGGATCATCGGAGCCTGCCCGGCGGCCTGGTACAGCAGATAGAGGATCGTCTCCGAGAGGTTGTCCGGGTGGGTCGGGCAACCGGGCACACAGACGATCGGGAGCCCGGCCTTGGATTTCCAGTCCCAACCCAGGTAGTCAGGCACCCCCATGGCGCCAGTCGGGTTGCCAGCCATGGCGTGGATCCCCCCGTACGTGGCGCAGGTACCGGCGGCCAGGATGGCCAGGGCCTTGGGAGCGAGCCGGTCGATCCACTCGCTCGTGGTCATGGGCTGGCCGGTAGCCGGGTTGTTGCCGAATCCGCACCAGTAGCCCTCTGACTTGATGGACTCGTTGGGGATGGATCCCTCCACGACCAGCACGAACGGCTCGATCTCTCCACGATCGGCCTTGTGGAACCACTCGATGAAGTTGTCTGCCCCCTGCTCCGGGCCACACTCGAAGTCGATCAGGGGCCAGTGCACGGCGACCTTGGGCAGCCCCGGAAGGGCACCGAGGGCGATCTCCTCGATGGTCGGCTGGGTTGCCGAGGTGAGGGCGACCGAGTCACCGTCGCAGCTCAATCCCGCATTGATCCACAACACATGGACCACGGTCTCATCGGGTGGGGCCTCTACCGTCGTCACTCCGCACCTCCCGCGCTCACCCAACGCCGACGGCAGACGACCCTGCGTGCGCCACCCCGGACGCGCCCGACTCGACGAAGGTCTGCGCTTTTATTTACTGCCGTCCTCAGACCTCGTCAATGGGTGCGTTCGGTACCCATTCGCTCGGGAACGGGATGCCGGACATCCCTCAACGCCCTCGCTCGGACGAGGAGACCGCGGCCTGACTGGGTTGTCCGGACGGTCGTCGGCGAGTCCGGTCAGGCGCCGCGGGAGGGGGGGTCCATGCCGGACACGGGGCTCCGGAGGCGGCCGAGGAGGTCGGTGACCGTCTGGGGCCGTTGGCTCTCCGGAGCCAACGACTCGCCCAGGCTCTGGAGCGCATGGCTCAGGTACGATCGTGTCGCCGAGACGAGGGCCTCGAACTCCTGCGAATCCCGCAGCGCCTTGATGGACTCCACCACCTCCTCGAGTCCCTCCACGCCCGCCCTTGCCCCGAATGCATATCCAACGGCGAAGGCGGCGAGGATGCCCACGGCCTTCAGATCGCCAGTCCGGCCTCGACGTGGAGGTGGACTCTCACGTCCGGGTAGATCTTGAGCAGAGGCATCGTCGGAAGGGACATGTCGAAGTCACGGACGTCGAAGACCTGTTCGCCCGTCACAATCATCGTGCGCTGGTCGAGCAGGGCCGCGGTCACGGCACCACCGAGGCGCCGGGTCATACCATGGAACGTCACGTCGCCTTCGAGCTGGTAGCGGTTGCCGTCTCCCATCCGGGACAGGTGATGAAGATTGACAACGGCAGTCGGGAAGCGACGGGCATCGGCTCGGCTCAGGAGCTCGGCATCGTAGAGAGCATTGCCGGAGCTGAGCTCCTCGAGCGAGACCTCGAGCCAGGCCGTTGGGGAGCTGTCCACAGCGACCAGCCCGTCGAAAAGCTCGACGTCGAGCCAACCCCGCACCCCATTCGTCCCGAAGGCAATCGGTCCGATGCTGGATCGGGCCTCGATCACGACGGCCGACCGGTCGTTGATGACGTCGAACCGGTGCCGCTCCCTTACTGGGGCGACCTCGTACGAGTGTCCGGAGCCGTTGACCGATTCGTCTGATGTGTCCGGCCCCGGTTGCACCACCGCCTCGCCGGGTGTCGACTCGACGACGGCCAACCTGCCGGCATTGCAGTACCAGTACTTCTCGAGCACCAGATCGAGGCAGGCCCGTTCCTGGGCGATCACCGACATCCAGGCCTCTAAGGCTTGCTGTCCATCGGCCGTGAGGGCGTACACGTGACGCGCTGAACCGGCTGTTGGTGGCTCGAGCCAGGAGCGGACCAGACCGTCACCTTCGAGCTCGGCCAGGGCCCGGTACACCTGGGGGCGTTCGACAGGGCCGAACCCGAGGGCCGTGAGCGGGTCGATCAGCCGATAACCGTGACGGGGCTTCTCGGCGAGGAGGAGGAGAATGGCCGGATAGAGAAA
Proteins encoded in this window:
- a CDS encoding nickel-dependent hydrogenase large subunit, which gives rise to MATKLRGEKTDEARTGLVEMSWDPITRIVGSLGIYTKIDFAKKEVAECHSTSSIFRGYSIFMKDKDPRDAHFITSRICGICGDNHATCSCYNQNMAYGVRPPHLGEWIVNLGESAEYMFDHNIFQENLVGVDFCERMVKETNPGVLDMANRTAAPHAGDHGYRTVGDIMRSLNPLEGEFYREALQVSRETREMFCLMEGRHVHPSTLYPGGVGTVATVQLFTDYLTRLMRYVEFMKRAVPMHDDLFDFFYEALPGYEKVGQRRVLLGCWGSLNDPEYCNFQYRDMTDWGRRMFVTPGVVVDGKLVTNDLVDINLGIRILLGSSYYEDWEDQEMFVNRDPLGNPVDRRHPWNQHTIPKPQKRDFDDKYSWVMSPRWFDGKDHLALDTGGGPIARLWSTALSGLVDIGYVKATGNSVVINLPKTMTKPEARFEWKIPQWSNAIERDRARTYFQAYSAACALHFVEQALGEVRAGNTKTWEPFKVPDEAVSCGFTEAVRGVLSHHMVIRGGKIANYHPYPPTPWNGSVRDSYGTPGPYEDAVQNTPIFEENKPENFKGIDIMRTVRSFDPCLPCGVHMFLGKGKVLKKLHSPTMMNTP
- a CDS encoding helix-turn-helix transcriptional regulator, with the protein product MGPDRLPSTRCQFTLVPPRHFLYPAILLLLAEKPRHGYRLIDPLTALGFGPVERPQVYRALAELEGDGLVRSWLEPPTAGSARHVYALTADGQQALEAWMSVIAQERACLDLVLEKYWYCNAGRLAVVESTPGEAVVQPGPDTSDESVNGSGHSYEVAPVRERHRFDVINDRSAVVIEARSSIGPIAFGTNGVRGWLDVELFDGLVAVDSSPTAWLEVSLEELSSGNALYDAELLSRADARRFPTAVVNLHHLSRMGDGNRYQLEGDVTFHGMTRRLGGAVTAALLDQRTMIVTGEQVFDVRDFDMSLPTMPLLKIYPDVRVHLHVEAGLAI